The DNA segment TTAAGATATATTGATTAAATCTAAAAGTTTTTGCCTTAAAATAATTAGtccatttttatctttttctttgtcAATATTATCTGGATAAATTTTGGTGTTCCATTGCGCCCTTggagttaaaagaaaaaataatttaattggttGCTTGGTCTTGGTCTATTCAGAGATTTTTATTATCAATCAACAAAATGGATAGCTTTGAAGGATTCTACATGATTTTATATGTGCATATAATGTATCATCTACTAGTCCTTTTTGCGAATTTTCAGTTTAATGTTGATTAGTAGTACAAGCTTTGATATCCACTAGCTTCAAAAGCCTTCCTTTTTATAGTTGCACCCCATAGGCTATAAACTCCTTGGTGATGTGTTTTTTATTTTGTCTGAAATCAGAATCAGATCATCATGATCGCTTCAGCAGCTTCCCTATCTGCGTGTATTGCTATCACCAGCACCAATGAAGAGCTCTTTATCGGTCTCGACAAATTGACTAGTGGTTCTCCTCTACCGTGCAATGTTATCGAAGTAAATCCTTACAGCGTCGAGCCCCAATACTTACCAGGTAAGGACCATTGTTTTTGCCATAACTTACCAATAAATTTGCTATAATCTAACAAATTGCATCATTAGGAACAAATAAGCATTTCTCTTTCTGACCCTTTGTTTCAATTAATGTCTCTTTCGGAAAATGAATAAGGTTTTGTTTCTATTATGCCATCAGTGGACTATCACTTTGTCTGCCACTTGTAGATGTATGTTCAATATATGTGTTATGCATTAAACATATCCTCATGCATGCCAACTATGATGCAAGAGGATCAATCTCTGATCTTACTTAATTACTGTATGCAGATGGTATTTGGTTTTTGATTAGCTCAAATGATAAGACTGATATGGAACATGGCCTCTGGAAGGTCAAAGAGGAGGCCCGTGAAGTCTTCTCAAACTCTGATATTATCGGTTGGAGAGCCACTCTTGTGTACTACAAGGGTCAAGTCCCTCATGAACATAAAACTAACTGGGTAATGCAAGTTTTCAGCACAACTCAGAAGAGATTGTGCGACGAAAATGCAAACAAGGTACTTTTACTAAAACAGAATGTCCTACAAGCTTAAAGTTTAATACATTTGTCCTATTTCAGTTATCAACTCAACCTGCCAGTCATTAGCCGGTCTGGTTGGATAATATGCAGGAAACCATCTCTATGTGTAGAGTTTTTCTTGTTCCGAGTGATGAAATGCAGCAGAAAGTGTCTAGTGCTCGTATTGGCACTGAAAATCATTTACCACAACCTCCTATTCTGGATGCTAACTGCAGTACAGGAATAGGTTCCTCGAGCAACCGTCAGGTATCTCATTGTCTGCACACTTACTTTTCTTTGGTCAGTTTACAGAAGTCTTTCAAGTTGACGGCTTATTCCACCAAACTATCAATTTGGACATTTTGCTTTAACGTTGAAtatatcaaaatcaccaaaaacatCATGAAGGTGCCCCTAAGACATGAATTATTTATAGCTTCTTAAGTTGTGAATTGTTCATAGTCTGGCTGAAGTTCAACCGTGGTTGATTACaatgtaaatttttgtgttaagGTTAAAAAAACTGGACCGAATTACTTTCAGAAACTAAAAATCGAATAGTTTGAGTCTTAGGATGTCATCTAAGATCGATTAGATACCACTAGACAACTAAATGAATCTCGTCAACATCTTTGAATAATTAAGTTCTGTTGCTGTTCTGTTTGTCTATTTGAGGTGTAGCCATTACTTGTAGGTGAACAAGCATGATGAGAAAGAAGGATTGGCTGTTGCAGGGACAATTCCCGTTCCAGAGCATCAAGATGAAAATGATGTTGAAATGGATTGTTTCACAGAAGCTCATATTGATTCTTTTTCACGTGGTGACTTTCTGGAAATGAACGATCTCATCAACCATGTATCTTCTTCGAGTTCCGGTAATTCAAGCGCTCCGAGCATGTCGTCAGATGAATGTTTTGACTCAATGGCTTTCTTACAAGATCTAGATCAAGACCTAGTTTTGGAACAGAATGACATAGGTAAAAAGCTTGATGTCTCTGCATCCAACAGGTTGGACGAGGTGGTTTTGGTTCCGGCTACTTTAGGTATGTCAACTTTTCTGACTTCTTTCATTACTTTTATCCATATTCATAGTTTAGTTCCGTAGAAAATATTTACTAATCCTAGCATGCCATTTTATGTCCTATTATATGCCTTTAACTGGTGAGATATGGTATCATGATATAGCCATGCATGAAAACTACTAGGGGAGGGCAAAGGTTTCGATGGTATAAAAGGAATTATTTCTTTAGAtccttcaaattttattttgtatgATCGTATAGAGACCCCTTAAATTGCCTAGTTAAGACTAATAAATAGacccttaaattttatttttggtcagTTAATCTTCTATTGATTTGGGTGGTATTTATTTAAAGATCCCATTATACTGGGATCCCAGATAAGGGCAAAGCCAGAAAATTACTTTAGGGGGccaaaaatgaataataaacTTTTGgaggtcaaagtataattttttcATTATACAAACTTACGATTTGACAAAATTTAAAGGGCTTCTATAACAAATTTACCTTGGGGAGGCAAGGCAACTCCCTGCACTATCCTCGCCTCTGATACAATAGAATCCTTTTAAATCAACGGTTAAAAtagaaacatagaaaaagaaaatcaatccAGTGTTGATCATTCCATGTACAATTTGCATTGGGATTGAGAAATGTgagtttatcttctaaccaattcaACCAGTTTCAACGTTGATTTCCAAAgaaaaacaacttttgctaacacaattttctatttttt comes from the Gossypium hirsutum isolate 1008001.06 chromosome A06, Gossypium_hirsutum_v2.1, whole genome shotgun sequence genome and includes:
- the LOC107944591 gene encoding NAC transcription factor 29, whose protein sequence is MIASAASLSACIAITSTNEELFIGLDKLTSGSPLPCNVIEVNPYSVEPQYLPDGIWFLISSNDKTDMEHGLWKVKEEAREVFSNSDIIGWRATLVYYKGQVPHEHKTNWVMQVFSTTQKRLCDENANKETISMCRVFLVPSDEMQQKVSSARIGTENHLPQPPILDANCSTGIGSSSNRQVNKHDEKEGLAVAGTIPVPEHQDENDVEMDCFTEAHIDSFSRGDFLEMNDLINHVSSSSSGNSSAPSMSSDECFDSMAFLQDLDQDLVLEQNDIGKKLDVSASNRLDEVVLVPATLVSVVSIEGNDSSSNELLKTTSSVPNSANNNEISKHATGNQRDEGPSSSSSSSSVKPKSSRRKRDALGRMKELRKKYLCFMPF